One window from the genome of Zonotrichia leucophrys gambelii isolate GWCS_2022_RI chromosome 29, RI_Zleu_2.0, whole genome shotgun sequence encodes:
- the LARP4 gene encoding la-related protein 4 isoform X4: MLLFVEVTSKGAGLNPNAKVWQEVPQGSAEAVPPTNGTEHTWQETAAAQGTPAEGNVEISEDSCKQYEVMYSPSCEATRNGTGVDEASANGIVLATEDLGYQIYEVSGDGSSTVSTEDIRECLRKQLEFCFSRENLSKDLYLMSQMDSDQFVPIWTIANMEGIKKLTTDMDLILEVLRSSPMVQVDERGEKVRPNHKRCIIILREIPETTPIEEVKALFKNENCPKVISCEFAHNNNWYVTFQSDTDAQQAFKYLREEVKTFQGKPVMARIKAINTFFAKNGYRVVDSSVYPQPVQTQAQFASPLFMQPVYSPQQYSIYSIVPQTWSPNPAPYFETPLAPFPNGGFVNGFNTPGSYKTNAASLSIGRPFHRNRVKPHFRSSSSSEHPEGPPGAGALPMGDLSRTSSRNFVMERHNSSLTGHQDQGYSQKDSPTAQLEQNGDYGVGRGRRNVFRGRRRREDDRVSRPQPSAETKTQTPKFDLLASNFPPLPGSTAKILGEPVLESRMSDIVKGVCKEKESKDSLCPCPAPAPEEQTPSTAQPAVPSVSSPSQTEPVVLSTVQPESKPEEVSAPKDVASPASPPASVCPVSAAKPPRTNSSSPSAQASAAPALSTQEPRKLSYAEVCQKPPKEPPAVPVQPLREHRTNIVAPAKSEENGTAEKAPEKAPHERPEGRMKDFCGFRGSGAPRGAAAKIREQRRQFGRRSSPQGAPRRAGKEQFVPPRSPK; this comes from the exons ATGCTGCTGTTCGTGGAG GTAACATCGAAAGGTGCTGGCTTGAACCCCAACGCAAAAGTGTGGCAAGaggtgccccagggcagtgctgaggccGTGCCCCCCACCAATGGCACAGAGCACACGTggcaggagacagcagcagcccaggggacTCCAGCTGAGG gtAACGTAGAGATCTCAGAGGACAGCTGCAAGCAGTATGAAGTGATGTATTCCCCGTCCTGTGAAGCCACAAGGAATGGCACAGGAGTTGATGAGGCGTCAGCAAATGGAATTGTCCTGGCCACTGAAGATCTGGGATACCAAATCTATGAAGTGTCTG GTGATGGCAGCTCCACTGTGTCCACAGAAGACATTAGAGAATGTTTGAGAAAACAGCTTGAATTCTGCTTCTCTCG AGAGAATCTTTCAAAGGATCTCTACTTGATGTCTCAGATGGACAGTGATCAGTTTGTTCCAATATGGACAATTGCCAACATGGAAGGGATTAAGAAGCTGACAACGGACATGGACCTTATTCTTGAAGTTTTGAGAT cttctccTATGGTACAAGTGGATGAAAGGGGGGAGAAAGTCAGACCAAACCACAAACGATGCATTATCATTCTCCGTGAGATCCCTGAAACTACACCTATAGAG GAGGTGAAGGCTCTGTTCAAGAATGAGAACTGCCCCAAGGTGATAAGCTGTGAGTTTGCTCACAACAACAACTGGTACGTTACATTCCAGTCCGACACCGACGCCCAGCAG GCATTCAAATACTTAAGGGAAGAAGTGAAAACCTTTCAGGGCAAGCCAGTAATG GCCAGGATAAAAGCCATCAACACGTTTTTTGCTAAGAATGGTTACCGGGTGGTGGATTCCAGTGTGTATCCCCAGCCCGTGCAGACCCAAGCCCAGTTTGCCTCCCCCCTGTTTATGCAGCCTGTATATAGCCCTCAGCAGTACTCCATTTACAGCATCGTGCCTCAGACGTGGTCTCCAAATCCTGCACCTTACTTTGAGACACCACTG GCCCCGTTTCCCAACGGTGGATTTGTGAATGGCTTTAATACACCAGGATCATACAAAACAAATGCTGCTTCTCTGAGTATAGGTCGCCCATTCCACAGGAATCG ggtcaAGCCCCATTTCCGCTCGTCCAGCAGCTCGGAGCACCCGGAGGGGCCGCCCGGCGCCGGGGCCCTGCCCATGGGGGACCTGAGCAGAACCAGCTCCAGGAATTTTGTCATGGAGCGCCACAACAGCTCATTAACGGGGCACCAAGACCAAGGGTATTCCCAGAAGGATTCTCCCacggcacagctggagcagaacGGCGATTACGGCGTCGGCAGGGGCCG GAGGAACGTGTTCCGAGGTCGGAGGAGACGGGAGGACGACCGGGTTTCA AGACCTCAGCCTTCAGCAGAAACAAAGACTCAGACACCAAAGTTTGACTTGCTTGCATCCAATTTCCCACCtttgcctggcagcacagcaaaaatcctgggagagcctgtgctggagagcaggatgTCTGACATCGTTAAAGGAGTCTGCAAAGAGAAG gaaagcaaagactccctgtgcccctgccctgctcctgctccagaggaaCAAACGCCCAGCACTGCCCAACCTGCCGTGCCCAGCGTGAGCTCCCCGAGCCAGACTGAGCCTGTGGTGCTGAG CACGGTTCAGCCAGAGAGCAAACCAGAGGAAGTGTCTGCTCCAAAGGACGTGGCCAGCCCGGCTTCTCCGCCGGCATCCGTCTGTCCCGTCAGTGCTGCAAAGCCACCGAGGACAAACAGCTCCTCACCTTCTGCTCAAGcaagtgcagctcctgctctgtcaACACAG GAGCCTCGCAAGCTCAGCTACGCCGAAGTTTGCCAGAAGCCCCCAAAGGAGCCGCCTGCAGTCCCCGTGCAGCCTCTGAGGGAGCACCGCACCAACATCGTGGCCCCTGCCAAGAGCGAAGAGAACGGTACGGCCGAGAAGGCTCCGGAGAAGGCTCCTCACGAGAGGCCCGAGGGGAGGATGAAGGATTTCTGCGGCTTCCGCGGCAGCGGGGctcccaggggagctgctgccaaaaTCAGGGAACAGAGGCGCCAGTTTGGACGCAGATCTTCGCCTCAGGGAGCGCCGCGCCGCGCGGGCAAGGAGCAGTTCGTGCCACCCCGGTCACCAAAGTAA
- the LARP4 gene encoding la-related protein 4 isoform X3 yields the protein MLLFVEQVTSKGAGLNPNAKVWQEVPQGSAEAVPPTNGTEHTWQETAAAQGTPAEGNVEISEDSCKQYEVMYSPSCEATRNGTGVDEASANGIVLATEDLGYQIYEVSGDGSSTVSTEDIRECLRKQLEFCFSRENLSKDLYLMSQMDSDQFVPIWTIANMEGIKKLTTDMDLILEVLRSSPMVQVDERGEKVRPNHKRCIIILREIPETTPIEEVKALFKNENCPKVISCEFAHNNNWYVTFQSDTDAQQAFKYLREEVKTFQGKPVMARIKAINTFFAKNGYRVVDSSVYPQPVQTQAQFASPLFMQPVYSPQQYSIYSIVPQTWSPNPAPYFETPLAPFPNGGFVNGFNTPGSYKTNAASLSIGRPFHRNRVKPHFRSSSSSEHPEGPPGAGALPMGDLSRTSSRNFVMERHNSSLTGHQDQGYSQKDSPTAQLEQNGDYGVGRGRRNVFRGRRRREDDRVSRPQPSAETKTQTPKFDLLASNFPPLPGSTAKILGEPVLESRMSDIVKGVCKEKESKDSLCPCPAPAPEEQTPSTAQPAVPSVSSPSQTEPVVLSTVQPESKPEEVSAPKDVASPASPPASVCPVSAAKPPRTNSSSPSAQASAAPALSTQEPRKLSYAEVCQKPPKEPPAVPVQPLREHRTNIVAPAKSEENGTAEKAPEKAPHERPEGRMKDFCGFRGSGAPRGAAAKIREQRRQFGRRSSPQGAPRRAGKEQFVPPRSPK from the exons ATGCTGCTGTTCGTGGAG CAGGTAACATCGAAAGGTGCTGGCTTGAACCCCAACGCAAAAGTGTGGCAAGaggtgccccagggcagtgctgaggccGTGCCCCCCACCAATGGCACAGAGCACACGTggcaggagacagcagcagcccaggggacTCCAGCTGAGG gtAACGTAGAGATCTCAGAGGACAGCTGCAAGCAGTATGAAGTGATGTATTCCCCGTCCTGTGAAGCCACAAGGAATGGCACAGGAGTTGATGAGGCGTCAGCAAATGGAATTGTCCTGGCCACTGAAGATCTGGGATACCAAATCTATGAAGTGTCTG GTGATGGCAGCTCCACTGTGTCCACAGAAGACATTAGAGAATGTTTGAGAAAACAGCTTGAATTCTGCTTCTCTCG AGAGAATCTTTCAAAGGATCTCTACTTGATGTCTCAGATGGACAGTGATCAGTTTGTTCCAATATGGACAATTGCCAACATGGAAGGGATTAAGAAGCTGACAACGGACATGGACCTTATTCTTGAAGTTTTGAGAT cttctccTATGGTACAAGTGGATGAAAGGGGGGAGAAAGTCAGACCAAACCACAAACGATGCATTATCATTCTCCGTGAGATCCCTGAAACTACACCTATAGAG GAGGTGAAGGCTCTGTTCAAGAATGAGAACTGCCCCAAGGTGATAAGCTGTGAGTTTGCTCACAACAACAACTGGTACGTTACATTCCAGTCCGACACCGACGCCCAGCAG GCATTCAAATACTTAAGGGAAGAAGTGAAAACCTTTCAGGGCAAGCCAGTAATG GCCAGGATAAAAGCCATCAACACGTTTTTTGCTAAGAATGGTTACCGGGTGGTGGATTCCAGTGTGTATCCCCAGCCCGTGCAGACCCAAGCCCAGTTTGCCTCCCCCCTGTTTATGCAGCCTGTATATAGCCCTCAGCAGTACTCCATTTACAGCATCGTGCCTCAGACGTGGTCTCCAAATCCTGCACCTTACTTTGAGACACCACTG GCCCCGTTTCCCAACGGTGGATTTGTGAATGGCTTTAATACACCAGGATCATACAAAACAAATGCTGCTTCTCTGAGTATAGGTCGCCCATTCCACAGGAATCG ggtcaAGCCCCATTTCCGCTCGTCCAGCAGCTCGGAGCACCCGGAGGGGCCGCCCGGCGCCGGGGCCCTGCCCATGGGGGACCTGAGCAGAACCAGCTCCAGGAATTTTGTCATGGAGCGCCACAACAGCTCATTAACGGGGCACCAAGACCAAGGGTATTCCCAGAAGGATTCTCCCacggcacagctggagcagaacGGCGATTACGGCGTCGGCAGGGGCCG GAGGAACGTGTTCCGAGGTCGGAGGAGACGGGAGGACGACCGGGTTTCA AGACCTCAGCCTTCAGCAGAAACAAAGACTCAGACACCAAAGTTTGACTTGCTTGCATCCAATTTCCCACCtttgcctggcagcacagcaaaaatcctgggagagcctgtgctggagagcaggatgTCTGACATCGTTAAAGGAGTCTGCAAAGAGAAG gaaagcaaagactccctgtgcccctgccctgctcctgctccagaggaaCAAACGCCCAGCACTGCCCAACCTGCCGTGCCCAGCGTGAGCTCCCCGAGCCAGACTGAGCCTGTGGTGCTGAG CACGGTTCAGCCAGAGAGCAAACCAGAGGAAGTGTCTGCTCCAAAGGACGTGGCCAGCCCGGCTTCTCCGCCGGCATCCGTCTGTCCCGTCAGTGCTGCAAAGCCACCGAGGACAAACAGCTCCTCACCTTCTGCTCAAGcaagtgcagctcctgctctgtcaACACAG GAGCCTCGCAAGCTCAGCTACGCCGAAGTTTGCCAGAAGCCCCCAAAGGAGCCGCCTGCAGTCCCCGTGCAGCCTCTGAGGGAGCACCGCACCAACATCGTGGCCCCTGCCAAGAGCGAAGAGAACGGTACGGCCGAGAAGGCTCCGGAGAAGGCTCCTCACGAGAGGCCCGAGGGGAGGATGAAGGATTTCTGCGGCTTCCGCGGCAGCGGGGctcccaggggagctgctgccaaaaTCAGGGAACAGAGGCGCCAGTTTGGACGCAGATCTTCGCCTCAGGGAGCGCCGCGCCGCGCGGGCAAGGAGCAGTTCGTGCCACCCCGGTCACCAAAGTAA
- the LARP4 gene encoding la-related protein 4 isoform X2, with protein MLSDVNKERLKATLLMEVTSKGAGLNPNAKVWQEVPQGSAEAVPPTNGTEHTWQETAAAQGTPAEGNVEISEDSCKQYEVMYSPSCEATRNGTGVDEASANGIVLATEDLGYQIYEVSGDGSSTVSTEDIRECLRKQLEFCFSRENLSKDLYLMSQMDSDQFVPIWTIANMEGIKKLTTDMDLILEVLRSSPMVQVDERGEKVRPNHKRCIIILREIPETTPIEEVKALFKNENCPKVISCEFAHNNNWYVTFQSDTDAQQAFKYLREEVKTFQGKPVMARIKAINTFFAKNGYRVVDSSVYPQPVQTQAQFASPLFMQPVYSPQQYSIYSIVPQTWSPNPAPYFETPLAPFPNGGFVNGFNTPGSYKTNAASLSIGRPFHRNRVKPHFRSSSSSEHPEGPPGAGALPMGDLSRTSSRNFVMERHNSSLTGHQDQGYSQKDSPTAQLEQNGDYGVGRGRRNVFRGRRRREDDRVSRPQPSAETKTQTPKFDLLASNFPPLPGSTAKILGEPVLESRMSDIVKGVCKEKESKDSLCPCPAPAPEEQTPSTAQPAVPSVSSPSQTEPVVLSTVQPESKPEEVSAPKDVASPASPPASVCPVSAAKPPRTNSSSPSAQASAAPALSTQEPRKLSYAEVCQKPPKEPPAVPVQPLREHRTNIVAPAKSEENGTAEKAPEKAPHERPEGRMKDFCGFRGSGAPRGAAAKIREQRRQFGRRSSPQGAPRRAGKEQFVPPRSPK; from the exons ATGTTGTCGGATGTCAATAAAGAGAGGTTGAAGGCAACACTTCTCATGGAG GTAACATCGAAAGGTGCTGGCTTGAACCCCAACGCAAAAGTGTGGCAAGaggtgccccagggcagtgctgaggccGTGCCCCCCACCAATGGCACAGAGCACACGTggcaggagacagcagcagcccaggggacTCCAGCTGAGG gtAACGTAGAGATCTCAGAGGACAGCTGCAAGCAGTATGAAGTGATGTATTCCCCGTCCTGTGAAGCCACAAGGAATGGCACAGGAGTTGATGAGGCGTCAGCAAATGGAATTGTCCTGGCCACTGAAGATCTGGGATACCAAATCTATGAAGTGTCTG GTGATGGCAGCTCCACTGTGTCCACAGAAGACATTAGAGAATGTTTGAGAAAACAGCTTGAATTCTGCTTCTCTCG AGAGAATCTTTCAAAGGATCTCTACTTGATGTCTCAGATGGACAGTGATCAGTTTGTTCCAATATGGACAATTGCCAACATGGAAGGGATTAAGAAGCTGACAACGGACATGGACCTTATTCTTGAAGTTTTGAGAT cttctccTATGGTACAAGTGGATGAAAGGGGGGAGAAAGTCAGACCAAACCACAAACGATGCATTATCATTCTCCGTGAGATCCCTGAAACTACACCTATAGAG GAGGTGAAGGCTCTGTTCAAGAATGAGAACTGCCCCAAGGTGATAAGCTGTGAGTTTGCTCACAACAACAACTGGTACGTTACATTCCAGTCCGACACCGACGCCCAGCAG GCATTCAAATACTTAAGGGAAGAAGTGAAAACCTTTCAGGGCAAGCCAGTAATG GCCAGGATAAAAGCCATCAACACGTTTTTTGCTAAGAATGGTTACCGGGTGGTGGATTCCAGTGTGTATCCCCAGCCCGTGCAGACCCAAGCCCAGTTTGCCTCCCCCCTGTTTATGCAGCCTGTATATAGCCCTCAGCAGTACTCCATTTACAGCATCGTGCCTCAGACGTGGTCTCCAAATCCTGCACCTTACTTTGAGACACCACTG GCCCCGTTTCCCAACGGTGGATTTGTGAATGGCTTTAATACACCAGGATCATACAAAACAAATGCTGCTTCTCTGAGTATAGGTCGCCCATTCCACAGGAATCG ggtcaAGCCCCATTTCCGCTCGTCCAGCAGCTCGGAGCACCCGGAGGGGCCGCCCGGCGCCGGGGCCCTGCCCATGGGGGACCTGAGCAGAACCAGCTCCAGGAATTTTGTCATGGAGCGCCACAACAGCTCATTAACGGGGCACCAAGACCAAGGGTATTCCCAGAAGGATTCTCCCacggcacagctggagcagaacGGCGATTACGGCGTCGGCAGGGGCCG GAGGAACGTGTTCCGAGGTCGGAGGAGACGGGAGGACGACCGGGTTTCA AGACCTCAGCCTTCAGCAGAAACAAAGACTCAGACACCAAAGTTTGACTTGCTTGCATCCAATTTCCCACCtttgcctggcagcacagcaaaaatcctgggagagcctgtgctggagagcaggatgTCTGACATCGTTAAAGGAGTCTGCAAAGAGAAG gaaagcaaagactccctgtgcccctgccctgctcctgctccagaggaaCAAACGCCCAGCACTGCCCAACCTGCCGTGCCCAGCGTGAGCTCCCCGAGCCAGACTGAGCCTGTGGTGCTGAG CACGGTTCAGCCAGAGAGCAAACCAGAGGAAGTGTCTGCTCCAAAGGACGTGGCCAGCCCGGCTTCTCCGCCGGCATCCGTCTGTCCCGTCAGTGCTGCAAAGCCACCGAGGACAAACAGCTCCTCACCTTCTGCTCAAGcaagtgcagctcctgctctgtcaACACAG GAGCCTCGCAAGCTCAGCTACGCCGAAGTTTGCCAGAAGCCCCCAAAGGAGCCGCCTGCAGTCCCCGTGCAGCCTCTGAGGGAGCACCGCACCAACATCGTGGCCCCTGCCAAGAGCGAAGAGAACGGTACGGCCGAGAAGGCTCCGGAGAAGGCTCCTCACGAGAGGCCCGAGGGGAGGATGAAGGATTTCTGCGGCTTCCGCGGCAGCGGGGctcccaggggagctgctgccaaaaTCAGGGAACAGAGGCGCCAGTTTGGACGCAGATCTTCGCCTCAGGGAGCGCCGCGCCGCGCGGGCAAGGAGCAGTTCGTGCCACCCCGGTCACCAAAGTAA
- the LARP4 gene encoding la-related protein 4 isoform X1, giving the protein MLSDVNKERLKATLLMEQVTSKGAGLNPNAKVWQEVPQGSAEAVPPTNGTEHTWQETAAAQGTPAEGNVEISEDSCKQYEVMYSPSCEATRNGTGVDEASANGIVLATEDLGYQIYEVSGDGSSTVSTEDIRECLRKQLEFCFSRENLSKDLYLMSQMDSDQFVPIWTIANMEGIKKLTTDMDLILEVLRSSPMVQVDERGEKVRPNHKRCIIILREIPETTPIEEVKALFKNENCPKVISCEFAHNNNWYVTFQSDTDAQQAFKYLREEVKTFQGKPVMARIKAINTFFAKNGYRVVDSSVYPQPVQTQAQFASPLFMQPVYSPQQYSIYSIVPQTWSPNPAPYFETPLAPFPNGGFVNGFNTPGSYKTNAASLSIGRPFHRNRVKPHFRSSSSSEHPEGPPGAGALPMGDLSRTSSRNFVMERHNSSLTGHQDQGYSQKDSPTAQLEQNGDYGVGRGRRNVFRGRRRREDDRVSRPQPSAETKTQTPKFDLLASNFPPLPGSTAKILGEPVLESRMSDIVKGVCKEKESKDSLCPCPAPAPEEQTPSTAQPAVPSVSSPSQTEPVVLSTVQPESKPEEVSAPKDVASPASPPASVCPVSAAKPPRTNSSSPSAQASAAPALSTQEPRKLSYAEVCQKPPKEPPAVPVQPLREHRTNIVAPAKSEENGTAEKAPEKAPHERPEGRMKDFCGFRGSGAPRGAAAKIREQRRQFGRRSSPQGAPRRAGKEQFVPPRSPK; this is encoded by the exons ATGTTGTCGGATGTCAATAAAGAGAGGTTGAAGGCAACACTTCTCATGGAG CAGGTAACATCGAAAGGTGCTGGCTTGAACCCCAACGCAAAAGTGTGGCAAGaggtgccccagggcagtgctgaggccGTGCCCCCCACCAATGGCACAGAGCACACGTggcaggagacagcagcagcccaggggacTCCAGCTGAGG gtAACGTAGAGATCTCAGAGGACAGCTGCAAGCAGTATGAAGTGATGTATTCCCCGTCCTGTGAAGCCACAAGGAATGGCACAGGAGTTGATGAGGCGTCAGCAAATGGAATTGTCCTGGCCACTGAAGATCTGGGATACCAAATCTATGAAGTGTCTG GTGATGGCAGCTCCACTGTGTCCACAGAAGACATTAGAGAATGTTTGAGAAAACAGCTTGAATTCTGCTTCTCTCG AGAGAATCTTTCAAAGGATCTCTACTTGATGTCTCAGATGGACAGTGATCAGTTTGTTCCAATATGGACAATTGCCAACATGGAAGGGATTAAGAAGCTGACAACGGACATGGACCTTATTCTTGAAGTTTTGAGAT cttctccTATGGTACAAGTGGATGAAAGGGGGGAGAAAGTCAGACCAAACCACAAACGATGCATTATCATTCTCCGTGAGATCCCTGAAACTACACCTATAGAG GAGGTGAAGGCTCTGTTCAAGAATGAGAACTGCCCCAAGGTGATAAGCTGTGAGTTTGCTCACAACAACAACTGGTACGTTACATTCCAGTCCGACACCGACGCCCAGCAG GCATTCAAATACTTAAGGGAAGAAGTGAAAACCTTTCAGGGCAAGCCAGTAATG GCCAGGATAAAAGCCATCAACACGTTTTTTGCTAAGAATGGTTACCGGGTGGTGGATTCCAGTGTGTATCCCCAGCCCGTGCAGACCCAAGCCCAGTTTGCCTCCCCCCTGTTTATGCAGCCTGTATATAGCCCTCAGCAGTACTCCATTTACAGCATCGTGCCTCAGACGTGGTCTCCAAATCCTGCACCTTACTTTGAGACACCACTG GCCCCGTTTCCCAACGGTGGATTTGTGAATGGCTTTAATACACCAGGATCATACAAAACAAATGCTGCTTCTCTGAGTATAGGTCGCCCATTCCACAGGAATCG ggtcaAGCCCCATTTCCGCTCGTCCAGCAGCTCGGAGCACCCGGAGGGGCCGCCCGGCGCCGGGGCCCTGCCCATGGGGGACCTGAGCAGAACCAGCTCCAGGAATTTTGTCATGGAGCGCCACAACAGCTCATTAACGGGGCACCAAGACCAAGGGTATTCCCAGAAGGATTCTCCCacggcacagctggagcagaacGGCGATTACGGCGTCGGCAGGGGCCG GAGGAACGTGTTCCGAGGTCGGAGGAGACGGGAGGACGACCGGGTTTCA AGACCTCAGCCTTCAGCAGAAACAAAGACTCAGACACCAAAGTTTGACTTGCTTGCATCCAATTTCCCACCtttgcctggcagcacagcaaaaatcctgggagagcctgtgctggagagcaggatgTCTGACATCGTTAAAGGAGTCTGCAAAGAGAAG gaaagcaaagactccctgtgcccctgccctgctcctgctccagaggaaCAAACGCCCAGCACTGCCCAACCTGCCGTGCCCAGCGTGAGCTCCCCGAGCCAGACTGAGCCTGTGGTGCTGAG CACGGTTCAGCCAGAGAGCAAACCAGAGGAAGTGTCTGCTCCAAAGGACGTGGCCAGCCCGGCTTCTCCGCCGGCATCCGTCTGTCCCGTCAGTGCTGCAAAGCCACCGAGGACAAACAGCTCCTCACCTTCTGCTCAAGcaagtgcagctcctgctctgtcaACACAG GAGCCTCGCAAGCTCAGCTACGCCGAAGTTTGCCAGAAGCCCCCAAAGGAGCCGCCTGCAGTCCCCGTGCAGCCTCTGAGGGAGCACCGCACCAACATCGTGGCCCCTGCCAAGAGCGAAGAGAACGGTACGGCCGAGAAGGCTCCGGAGAAGGCTCCTCACGAGAGGCCCGAGGGGAGGATGAAGGATTTCTGCGGCTTCCGCGGCAGCGGGGctcccaggggagctgctgccaaaaTCAGGGAACAGAGGCGCCAGTTTGGACGCAGATCTTCGCCTCAGGGAGCGCCGCGCCGCGCGGGCAAGGAGCAGTTCGTGCCACCCCGGTCACCAAAGTAA